In Xyrauchen texanus isolate HMW12.3.18 chromosome 32, RBS_HiC_50CHRs, whole genome shotgun sequence, the following proteins share a genomic window:
- the ifi30b gene encoding gamma-interferon-inducible lysosomal thiol reductase, producing the protein MNLLMCHVFAVIFLSVYESHCKSHPKPSCGYPPSQWCRSLEIAIECGVQKQCMELNATRPDPLVPPVEVTLYYESLCPGSRAFLTEQLFPTWTLLKDIMKVYLVPFGNAEVLSEQNSFSCQHGEPECYTNMVEACVLHAAGHAALPVIYCMESSADVLKSAKPCLQLGAPLVKWVAIETCARGQLGHRLMYENAVKTQALKPGHTHVPWVTFNGEYKSEWEDKAMSTLFSLVCKLYKGIKPPACTGALKKLNRSFCYKEGATH; encoded by the exons ATGAACCTTTTAATGTGTCATGTGTTTGCTGTCATATTCCTCAGTGTTTATGAAAGCCATTGTAAGTCTCACCCTAAACCGTCATGTGGATATCCTCCTTCCCAATGGTGCAGGTCTTTGGAGATTGCTATAGAATGTGGG GTGCAGAAACAATGTATGGAATTGAATGCAACCCGGCCAGACCCATTGGTTCCTCCCGTAGAAGTTACTCTGTACTATGAGAGTCTGTGTCCTGGAAGCAGAGCTTTCCTGACGGAGCAACTCTTCCCAACCTGGACTTTACTGAAAGACATAATGAAAGTTTACCTGGTGCCCTTTGGAAATGCTGAG GTGCTTTCTGAACAGAATTCATTCTCTTGTCAACATGGAGAGCCAGAGTGCTACACTAACATGGTGGAG GCATGTGTTTTACATGCAGCTGGTCATGCTGCATTGCCTGTCATTTATTGCATGGAGTCATCTGCAGATGTACTAAAATCGGCTAAGCCT TGTTTGCAGCTTGGTGCACCATTAGTTAAATGGGTGGCCATAGAGACCTGTGCAAGAGGACAGCTTGGCCACAGATTGATGTATGAGAATGCAGTGAAGACACAGGCTCTCAAACCAGGACACACTCATGTGCCCTGGGTTACGTTCAATGGG GAATACAAGAGTGAATGGGAAGACAAAGCTATGTCCACTCTCTTCAGCCTTGTATGCAAATTGTACAAA GGAATAAAGCCACCAGCCTGCACTGGAGCCCTGAAAAAATTGAACCGAAGCTTTTGCTATAAGGAGGGAGCTACACATTAG